Proteins encoded together in one Marispirochaeta sp. window:
- the rpsL gene encoding 30S ribosomal protein S12, with amino-acid sequence MPTINQLIRKGRKATLKKTKSPALESCPQKRGVCTRVMTVTPKKPNSALRKVARVRLTNGFEATAYIPGIGHNLQEHSVVLLRGGRVKDLPGVRYHIVRGAKDTLGVDDRKQGRSKYGAKKPKA; translated from the coding sequence ATGCCGACTATTAATCAACTTATTCGTAAAGGGCGTAAGGCGACCTTGAAGAAAACCAAATCGCCTGCCCTGGAGTCTTGTCCTCAGAAGCGCGGTGTATGTACCCGTGTTATGACGGTAACCCCGAAAAAGCCGAATTCCGCGCTGCGGAAGGTGGCTCGTGTACGCCTGACCAACGGGTTTGAGGCAACAGCATATATCCCCGGAATCGGGCACAATCTGCAGGAACACTCGGTTGTTCTTCTTCGAGGTGGTCGTGTAAAGGACCTTCCCGGTGTCCGCTATCACATTGTTCGCGGGGCAAAAGACACTCTTGGTGTTGATGATCGTAAGCAGGGGCGTTCCAAGTACGGCGCCAAGAAGCCGAAGGCATAA
- the rpsG gene encoding 30S ribosomal protein S7 — translation MSRRKVSPVRPVLPDPRFGSKVLAKFVARMMVDGKKSVARRAIYDAMDAIQQKMNEEPLQVFLKAIENVKPAVEVKSRRVGGSTYQVPIEVRESRREALAMRWIIQAARDRSGKSMSERLSAELMDANNNAGVAFKKKEDTHRMAEANKAFSHYRW, via the coding sequence ATGAGTAGACGTAAAGTAAGTCCGGTTCGTCCTGTACTTCCGGATCCCCGTTTCGGCAGCAAGGTGCTGGCCAAATTTGTAGCCCGCATGATGGTCGACGGTAAAAAGTCCGTTGCCCGCCGGGCCATATATGATGCCATGGACGCTATACAGCAAAAAATGAACGAGGAGCCTCTGCAGGTCTTTTTGAAGGCAATCGAGAATGTTAAACCTGCTGTTGAGGTTAAATCCCGCAGGGTTGGTGGATCAACCTATCAGGTTCCTATTGAGGTTCGGGAGTCCCGCAGGGAAGCCCTGGCAATGCGCTGGATCATTCAGGCTGCCCGCGACCGGAGCGGAAAATCCATGAGTGAACGTCTCAGCGCGGAGCTGATGGATGCTAATAATAATGCAGGTGTAGCCTTTAAAAAGAAGGAAGACACCCACCGTATGGCAGAGGCCAACAAGGCTTTTTCTCACTACCGCTGGTAG
- the tuf gene encoding elongation factor Tu: MAKEKFERTKPHINVGTIGHVDHGKTTLTAAITMYSAAKFGGKLMKYDEIDNAPEEKARGITINTRHVEYETTARHYAHVDCPGHADYIKNMITGAAQMDGAVIVVAATDGAMSQTKEHILLARQVGVPSLIVFINKCDQVDDPDLIELVEEEMKDLLNEYGFPGDETPIIKGSAFEAMEHPDDPEKTQCIEDLLQAMDSYFPEPERAIDGAFLMPIEDVFSIQGRGTVVTGRIERGIVKVSDEIEIVGIKDTKKTVCTGVEMFNKLLDQGQAGDNIGALLRGVDKKEVERGQVLAKPGSITPHMKFKGQVYVLNKEEGGRHSPFFSGYRPQFYFRTTDITGTITLAEDKQMIMPGDNTEINVELIHAVAMEKGLKFAIREGGRTVASGQVTDIIE; encoded by the coding sequence ATGGCCAAAGAAAAATTTGAGAGGACGAAGCCGCATATAAACGTTGGTACTATTGGCCACGTTGACCACGGTAAGACTACTCTCACTGCAGCTATCACCATGTACAGCGCCGCTAAGTTTGGTGGTAAGCTTATGAAGTATGATGAGATCGACAATGCGCCCGAAGAAAAGGCGCGGGGAATCACGATCAATACTCGGCACGTGGAGTATGAAACGACAGCACGGCACTATGCTCACGTGGACTGCCCCGGTCACGCCGACTATATCAAGAACATGATTACCGGTGCTGCCCAGATGGATGGTGCTGTGATTGTTGTTGCAGCCACCGATGGCGCGATGTCTCAGACCAAGGAGCACATCCTGCTGGCTCGTCAGGTCGGTGTACCTTCATTGATTGTTTTCATTAACAAGTGCGACCAGGTTGATGATCCTGATCTGATCGAACTGGTAGAAGAGGAAATGAAGGACCTGTTGAACGAGTACGGTTTTCCCGGAGACGAAACCCCGATTATTAAAGGTTCTGCCTTCGAGGCTATGGAGCATCCTGACGATCCCGAAAAGACTCAGTGTATCGAGGATCTTCTGCAGGCTATGGACAGTTATTTTCCGGAGCCCGAGCGGGCAATCGATGGTGCCTTCCTTATGCCTATCGAGGATGTCTTCTCTATTCAGGGTCGCGGTACTGTAGTAACCGGCCGTATCGAGCGCGGAATTGTGAAGGTTTCCGACGAAATTGAAATAGTTGGCATTAAGGACACCAAGAAGACCGTCTGTACCGGTGTTGAGATGTTTAACAAGCTTCTCGATCAGGGGCAGGCTGGTGATAATATCGGTGCTCTGCTCCGTGGTGTTGATAAAAAAGAGGTTGAGCGCGGACAGGTACTGGCAAAGCCCGGTTCTATTACTCCTCATATGAAGTTTAAGGGCCAGGTTTACGTTTTGAACAAGGAAGAGGGCGGACGGCACTCTCCCTTCTTCTCTGGTTATCGTCCTCAGTTCTACTTCAGGACTACAGATATTACCGGAACCATTACTCTGGCTGAAGATAAGCAGATGATAATGCCTGGTGATAATACTGAGATCAATGTTGAGCTCATTCATGCTGTTGCGATGGAGAAGGGACTCAAGTTCGCTATTCGTGAAGGTGGCCGGACTGTAGCTTCCGGTCAGGTAACCGATATCATCGAGTAA
- the rpsJ gene encoding 30S ribosomal protein S10: MAKNRIRVRLRGFDVELVDQSAKSIVQTVGKAGARVAGPIPLPTRINKFTVLRSPHVNKKAREQFEMRTHKRLIDILDPTSKVMDALMKLELPAGVDVEIKQ; this comes from the coding sequence ATGGCGAAGAATAGAATCCGCGTACGGCTGCGGGGCTTCGATGTAGAATTGGTTGATCAGAGTGCCAAATCTATCGTACAGACCGTAGGAAAAGCCGGTGCGAGGGTCGCGGGACCTATACCGCTGCCTACAAGGATCAACAAGTTTACGGTGTTGCGTTCTCCTCACGTCAATAAAAAGGCGAGAGAGCAGTTTGAAATGCGCACCCACAAGAGGCTGATTGATATTCTGGATCCTACGTCCAAGGTGATGGACGCCCTTATGAAGTTAGAGTTGCCCGCCGGAGTTGATGTAGAAATCAAGCAATAG
- the rplC gene encoding 50S ribosomal protein L3 gives MLGLLGKKLGMTQVFDERGILTPVTVIEIVENTILNNRTEERDGYTAAVMGAFDQKESRLSKPVLGQFKKSGSTPKRIVKEVRDPDFEGEPGTSLDVNLFEGIRFVDVIGDSKGKGYQGVMKRHGFKGGRATHGSKFHRGLGSTGMAASPSRVLKGTKMPGRMGHEQVTVQNLLVVKIDPEKNALLVKGAVPGPKNGVVFVRKAKKR, from the coding sequence ATGTTGGGATTGTTGGGAAAAAAGCTTGGGATGACCCAGGTATTTGATGAACGGGGTATTCTTACCCCTGTTACTGTAATAGAAATCGTAGAAAATACTATATTGAATAACAGAACCGAAGAACGGGACGGTTATACCGCCGCTGTTATGGGCGCCTTTGATCAGAAGGAGTCCAGGCTTTCGAAGCCGGTTCTTGGGCAATTCAAAAAAAGCGGATCTACTCCCAAGAGGATAGTAAAAGAGGTTCGCGATCCTGATTTCGAAGGCGAGCCGGGGACCTCTCTGGATGTAAATCTTTTTGAAGGGATTCGGTTTGTTGATGTTATTGGTGACTCGAAAGGTAAAGGCTATCAGGGTGTAATGAAGCGCCATGGTTTCAAGGGTGGTAGAGCTACTCACGGTTCCAAGTTTCATCGTGGCTTGGGAAGTACCGGTATGGCTGCGTCTCCTTCACGAGTTCTTAAGGGCACCAAGATGCCTGGTAGAATGGGACATGAACAGGTGACTGTTCAGAATTTACTGGTAGTCAAGATCGATCCTGAAAAAAACGCCCTGCTGGTTAAAGGAGCTGTCCCTGGCCCCAAGAACGGCGTTGTGTTTGTTCGGAAAGCCAAAAAGCGATAG
- the rplD gene encoding 50S ribosomal protein L4, producing the protein MEKKVLSTDGKEIRSIELSDDVFGREVSEGSIYYAIRNELANMRIGTASTKTRSEVRGSGAKPWSQKGTGRARAGHRRSPVWVGGGTVFGPKPRDYSYTVPKKMKRAAMKSILSMKAQDDSLVVVEDFSIENGKTKDLSVILKSFTAGERTVMIIKDDDAMMKRAGRNIPWLTILSFNRLRAHDLFYSRKLLVMETAVKNLNEFYAAQAARA; encoded by the coding sequence ATGGAAAAGAAGGTTTTGTCTACGGACGGAAAAGAGATACGGAGCATTGAGCTATCCGACGATGTCTTCGGGCGCGAGGTAAGCGAAGGTTCTATTTATTATGCCATTCGGAATGAGTTGGCGAATATGCGGATCGGTACGGCTTCGACAAAAACGAGAAGCGAAGTGCGCGGTTCAGGAGCCAAGCCCTGGAGTCAGAAGGGTACGGGGCGTGCACGTGCCGGACACCGAAGATCTCCGGTATGGGTAGGAGGCGGAACGGTATTTGGGCCCAAACCCAGGGACTACAGCTATACGGTTCCAAAGAAAATGAAGCGGGCGGCCATGAAGTCGATTCTGAGTATGAAAGCCCAGGATGACTCGCTGGTTGTTGTGGAAGACTTTTCAATTGAAAACGGTAAGACGAAAGATCTTTCTGTTATTCTTAAGAGCTTTACCGCCGGCGAACGGACTGTCATGATAATTAAGGACGACGACGCAATGATGAAGCGCGCCGGCCGGAACATACCCTGGTTGACGATTCTTTCGTTTAATCGCCTCAGGGCGCATGATCTGTTCTACAGCAGAAAGCTGCTTGTAATGGAAACCGCGGTTAAGAATCTGAATGAGTTCTACGCCGCACAGGCTGCCAGGGCATAA
- the rplW gene encoding 50S ribosomal protein L23, translating into MDTQQIIIEPVLTEKTNLMRETDKKKYVFKVHPWANKNMVMRAMKELFDVKPVKCNIVNVKSKPRSTRTKHGVRRGSTTPWKKAIVTLASGDKIDIIDGM; encoded by the coding sequence ATGGATACACAACAGATAATCATAGAACCGGTTTTAACTGAGAAGACTAACCTGATGCGGGAGACCGATAAGAAAAAGTATGTCTTCAAGGTGCATCCCTGGGCTAATAAAAATATGGTGATGCGGGCAATGAAAGAACTCTTCGATGTTAAGCCGGTAAAGTGCAACATCGTTAATGTAAAGTCAAAGCCCCGCTCGACTCGGACCAAGCATGGAGTGCGCCGCGGTAGCACGACACCTTGGAAGAAGGCGATCGTTACCCTGGCGTCGGGCGATAAAATCGATATCATCGACGGCATGTAG
- the rplB gene encoding 50S ribosomal protein L2 — protein MGIKKYKPRTPALRYKTSLTFEELTVNRSEKALTTGKFQKAGRGAGGRICVRRRGGGHKRKYRAIDFKRDKYGVPGKVATIEYDPNRSANIALINYADGEKRYILAPKGLKAGMSIVSGENAPKEIGNALPLENINLGMTVHNVELQKGRGGQLVRAAGMGATLVAKEDDYVTLKLPSGEMRLVFKKCMATLGEIGNEDHMNVSIGKAGRSRWLGKRPKVRGVVMNPVDHPHGGGEGKTSGGRHPVSPWGQPTKGFKTRKKRKSSGKFIVKKRK, from the coding sequence ATGGGTATAAAGAAATACAAGCCGAGAACTCCGGCTTTGCGGTATAAAACCTCTCTGACATTCGAAGAGTTAACCGTAAATAGATCGGAGAAAGCCCTTACAACTGGAAAATTCCAGAAGGCCGGGCGTGGCGCCGGTGGAAGAATTTGTGTACGACGCAGAGGCGGCGGTCATAAGCGGAAATACAGAGCAATCGACTTCAAGCGGGACAAGTATGGAGTTCCTGGAAAGGTTGCTACCATTGAATATGATCCGAACCGTAGTGCTAACATTGCTCTGATCAATTATGCTGACGGAGAAAAGCGGTACATTCTTGCTCCGAAGGGTTTGAAGGCCGGAATGAGCATAGTCAGCGGCGAGAACGCTCCGAAAGAGATTGGAAACGCCCTGCCGCTGGAAAATATAAATCTTGGTATGACCGTACACAACGTCGAGTTGCAGAAGGGGCGTGGCGGACAGCTTGTCCGTGCCGCCGGAATGGGTGCTACCCTGGTTGCTAAAGAGGATGACTATGTTACTTTGAAGCTCCCTTCCGGTGAGATGCGTCTGGTTTTCAAGAAATGCATGGCAACCCTTGGCGAAATTGGAAACGAAGACCACATGAACGTTTCTATTGGTAAGGCCGGTCGATCAAGATGGCTCGGAAAAAGACCGAAGGTTCGCGGTGTAGTAATGAACCCTGTTGATCACCCCCATGGAGGTGGTGAGGGTAAGACTTCCGGTGGCCGTCATCCTGTAAGCCCATGGGGACAGCCTACGAAGGGCTTCAAGACCCGTAAAAAGAGAAAGTCCTCCGGTAAGTTTATCGTCAAGAAGCGGAAATAG
- the rpsS gene encoding 30S ribosomal protein S19 → MARSIKKGPFIEKKLYKRILEMSKSGEKRMIKTYSRCSTIIPEMVGLTISVYNGKSWVPVYVTENLVGHKLGEFSPTRIFRGHAGSDKKAGKR, encoded by the coding sequence GTGGCGCGTTCTATAAAGAAAGGACCATTTATCGAGAAGAAGCTGTACAAGCGAATACTCGAAATGAGCAAATCCGGAGAGAAACGGATGATCAAGACCTACTCCCGGTGTTCTACGATTATACCCGAGATGGTAGGTTTAACTATTTCGGTCTATAACGGAAAGAGCTGGGTACCGGTTTATGTAACCGAAAACCTGGTCGGACATAAGCTTGGAGAGTTCTCACCCACGAGAATTTTCCGAGGTCATGCCGGCTCCGATAAGAAAGCCGGAAAGAGATAG
- the rplV gene encoding 50S ribosomal protein L22: MEAKKGYKANIRHLLIAPTKLRRVANVVRNKPYVEAMAILESLPQKGARFLTKAIHSAAANALVQNKQLDEEMLYIKDLQINEGPRLRRLWARARGRRDILQKRMSHISVVVDEIAQRGK, from the coding sequence ATGGAAGCGAAGAAAGGCTATAAAGCCAATATTCGGCATCTGCTGATTGCGCCGACCAAATTGCGCCGTGTCGCTAATGTGGTCAGGAATAAGCCATATGTCGAAGCAATGGCGATTCTTGAAAGTCTGCCTCAGAAGGGTGCACGGTTTTTAACCAAGGCAATTCATTCAGCAGCGGCGAATGCCCTGGTTCAGAACAAACAGCTGGATGAGGAGATGTTGTATATTAAAGATCTGCAGATTAACGAGGGACCACGTCTCAGACGTCTTTGGGCCCGTGCTCGGGGACGTCGAGATATCCTGCAGAAACGCATGAGCCATATATCGGTAGTAGTAGACGAAATCGCTCAGAGGGGTAAATAG
- the rpsC gene encoding 30S ribosomal protein S3: protein MGQKVNPIGLRLGINKTWSSKWYVDPREYANTLHEDLALRKALADSPEAQGAEISEVEIIRHPQRITIVIHTSRPGIIIGAKGANIEKVGARLQKIANKKIQLKIKEVKRPEVNAQIIALNVARQLKSRGSFRRALKMAVNNAMKAGVQGVKVRVSGRLGGAEMSRTEQYKDGRVPLHTLRANIDYGTAEADTTFGVIGVKVWVFTGEVYRKDRKEDAGLLVRKKKTPASASERS, encoded by the coding sequence ATGGGGCAGAAAGTAAATCCCATTGGTTTGCGTTTAGGAATAAACAAGACATGGTCATCCAAATGGTATGTTGATCCCAGGGAGTATGCAAATACCCTGCACGAAGATCTTGCTCTCAGAAAGGCTTTGGCTGATTCTCCTGAAGCACAGGGTGCTGAGATTTCTGAAGTTGAGATCATTCGGCATCCTCAGCGTATTACCATCGTTATTCATACATCCAGACCTGGTATTATTATTGGTGCCAAGGGCGCGAATATTGAAAAGGTTGGTGCGCGTCTTCAGAAGATCGCAAATAAGAAGATTCAGCTGAAGATTAAAGAGGTAAAACGGCCGGAGGTAAACGCACAGATTATTGCGTTGAATGTCGCACGGCAGCTTAAATCCCGCGGTTCTTTCCGGCGGGCACTGAAAATGGCGGTAAATAACGCGATGAAGGCTGGAGTTCAGGGTGTTAAGGTACGAGTATCCGGTCGGCTTGGCGGAGCTGAAATGTCCAGAACCGAACAGTACAAAGACGGACGGGTGCCTCTCCACACTTTGCGGGCCAATATCGATTACGGAACAGCTGAGGCTGATACAACTTTCGGTGTTATCGGCGTTAAGGTATGGGTATTTACCGGCGAAGTGTATCGGAAGGATAGAAAGGAAGACGCAGGGCTGTTGGTCAGAAAAAAGAAAACTCCCGCTTCTGCGTCAGAGAGGAGCTAA
- the rplP gene encoding 50S ribosomal protein L16, with the protein MLSPKRTKFRKQHRQVRRLKKTANRGNKISFGDYGLVALEGEWITNRQIEAARIAMTRHVKRGGKVWIRIFPDVPYTKKPAETRMGKGKGNPETWVAVVKEGTVMFEMSGIPIELAREAMTLAASKLPIKTKFTVRRDLE; encoded by the coding sequence ATGCTGAGTCCAAAGAGAACGAAGTTCAGGAAACAACACCGTCAGGTTCGTCGTCTGAAAAAGACTGCTAACCGGGGTAATAAGATTTCCTTCGGGGATTATGGTCTGGTTGCTCTTGAAGGTGAGTGGATAACAAATCGGCAGATAGAGGCCGCCCGTATCGCAATGACCAGACATGTCAAGCGTGGCGGTAAGGTGTGGATCAGGATTTTTCCTGATGTTCCATACACGAAAAAGCCTGCTGAAACACGAATGGGAAAGGGCAAGGGGAATCCCGAGACATGGGTTGCGGTTGTAAAAGAAGGTACCGTCATGTTTGAGATGTCCGGTATTCCCATCGAGCTCGCTCGTGAAGCTATGACACTGGCGGCATCCAAGCTGCCTATCAAGACAAAGTTTACCGTACGGCGGGATTTGGAGTAG
- the rpmC gene encoding 50S ribosomal protein L29, giving the protein MKNSFSDLTYDELLLKREELKAKMREHRFNKVLGHVENPVEKRNLRRSVARLNAIIHEYALGIRVPEEGRK; this is encoded by the coding sequence ATGAAGAACTCATTTTCTGATTTAACGTATGACGAGCTCCTGCTGAAGCGCGAGGAATTAAAGGCAAAAATGCGTGAACACCGGTTTAACAAAGTGCTTGGACATGTTGAGAATCCGGTGGAAAAGCGTAATCTTCGCCGCAGTGTCGCTCGTCTGAATGCAATTATCCACGAGTATGCCCTGGGAATTCGAGTGCCGGAAGAAGGTAGGAAATAG
- the rpsQ gene encoding 30S ribosomal protein S17 produces MDKDAIEKVGENTGKKVYTGVVVSDKMDKSIVIQVSTRQLHPLYKKYVARSKKFMAHDENNDAHTGDTVRIVESRPMSKRKTWKLVEIVERAK; encoded by the coding sequence ATGGATAAAGACGCGATTGAGAAGGTCGGTGAAAATACCGGAAAAAAGGTTTATACAGGGGTTGTTGTAAGCGATAAGATGGATAAATCCATCGTAATACAGGTTTCAACAAGACAGCTGCATCCTTTGTACAAGAAGTATGTCGCCCGGTCTAAGAAGTTTATGGCACATGATGAGAATAATGATGCACATACAGGCGATACTGTTCGTATCGTTGAATCCCGGCCCATGAGTAAGAGAAAAACCTGGAAGCTGGTTGAAATTGTAGAACGCGCGAAGTAA
- the rplN gene encoding 50S ribosomal protein L14 — translation MVQMQTYLNVADNSGAKRVQCIKVLGGSKRKYAGVGDIIVVAVKDALPNAAIKSGDVQKAVIVRTKKEYRRPDGTYIRFDDNACVIIDASLNPRGKRIFGPVARELRDTGFMKIVSLAPEVL, via the coding sequence ATGGTACAGATGCAGACATATCTGAATGTTGCCGACAACAGCGGAGCCAAGCGCGTACAGTGTATTAAGGTACTCGGGGGCAGTAAGAGAAAGTATGCCGGAGTTGGTGACATTATTGTAGTTGCGGTGAAGGATGCTCTTCCCAATGCTGCTATTAAAAGCGGGGATGTGCAGAAAGCGGTTATTGTCCGGACCAAGAAGGAATATCGTCGACCGGACGGAACATATATCCGATTTGACGACAATGCTTGCGTAATAATTGACGCAAGCCTTAACCCCCGGGGAAAGCGTATTTTCGGGCCTGTAGCCAGGGAGTTGAGAGATACCGGTTTTATGAAGATCGTATCCCTTGCTCCAGAGGTCCTTTAG